From a region of the Tachysurus fulvidraco isolate hzauxx_2018 chromosome 5, HZAU_PFXX_2.0, whole genome shotgun sequence genome:
- the rgs4 gene encoding regulator of G-protein signaling 4 — protein MCKGLAALPATCLKSAKDIKHKIGFLLQKAEPLQEQKPVKEKEKPAVEKSSAPIDTEKWKTSFIHLINHDVGRAAFTAFLKSEFSQENIEFWVACEDFKRTPAPQMQAKAKQIFKQYVDADSPNEVNLDSATREETRKNLEKSDVTCFDEAQSKIFTLMEKDSYRRFLKSKLFLDLSQPQRDEKHCGLERKATFTELSQCLLSHCA, from the exons ATGTGTAAGGGGCTCGCAGCCCTACCAGCAACCTGCTTAAAAAG CGCTAAGGACATTAAGCATAAGATCGGGTTCCTGCTTCAGAAGGCTGAGCCGCTTCAAGAGCAGAAGCCTGTTAAGGAAAAGGAGAAGCCTGCTGTGGAGAAGAG TTCTGCTCCGATTGACACTGAGAAATGGAAAACCTCATTTATCCACCTGATTAATCATGATG tGGGACGGGCTGCCTTCACTGCCTTTTTGAAGTCCGAGTTCAGCCAAGAAAACATTGAGTTCTGGGTTGCGTGTGAGGATTTCAAGAGAACGCCTGCGCCACAGATGCAAGCCAAAGCCAAGCAGATTTTCAAACAGTACGTCGACGCCGATTCCCCGAACGAG GTCAATCTGGATTCTGCAACAAGAGAGGAGACACGGAAGAATCTGGAAAAGAGTGACGTGACCTGTTTCGACGAGGCTCAGAGTAAGATTTTCACGCTGATGGAAAAGGACTCGTACAGGCGCTTTCTGAAGTCCAAACTGTTCCTTGACCTTTCTCAGCCGCAAAGAGACGAGAAACACTGCGGTCTGGAGAGAAAAGCGACCTTTACTGAGTTAAGCCAGTGTCTCCTGTCTCATTGTGCCTAA